In Juglans regia cultivar Chandler chromosome 13, Walnut 2.0, whole genome shotgun sequence, the following proteins share a genomic window:
- the LOC108990795 gene encoding protein terminal ear1: protein MPACLKKRIDRKRPVNGKQINTPPEKPHVRFQLLCVFSLFPSVFSTVRLCEPTMGETGIARFAGNLDPRAQEFRPRNPNNHAQLALFRPPLPQPVPQVYYPYASPYVPTTEVQVQVVSFCDAGGLGYSCASPVYVSAPEVRVTGPVQAGSAAATRTLVLSSVPGDVSEGIVRRELDAFGEVRGVQMERIREGIVTIHFYDLRHAEEALREIRDQHMQQQARLRNHYYNSTTALLVANSVSQVDNSGAPLPPLARGLIAGRAVWAQFIIPSATNAVPDGHNQGTIVIFNLDPEVSKSALKEIFEAFGPVKELRETPLKKHQRFVEFYDVRDAAKALREMNGKEILGKPVVIEFSRPGGHSRKFFDTTFASPGPASFSANIPSINSNFHHSKSPKYRPLPPPPPPPPPPPLSRKLSGRFVPNVSRSHLSQTQFSTKRSLGKGSPKGANSGAVIEARLASMSLGGAVGNGLIEENEANGPPKRNAAKKSQSNNSSTVTAKQTRSSRPWKGRQTKMFDTRFLINEDAILESNYRDSRTTVMIKNIPNKYSQKLLLNMLDNHCIHCNEQLADGPDQPLSSYDFVYLPIDFNNKCNVGYGFVNMTSPQATWRLYKAFHLQHWEVFNSRKICEVTYARVQGLEALKEHFKNSKFPCEMDHYLPVVFSPPRDGRQLTEPLPIVGHNKQPIPIGLLSAAPKAEHDEMDGQDTVEDGSNSSIHDCEADQHQRDVLLMPAAASCSNSDPNGGVGVDVRDDEYGEDEANLIK, encoded by the exons ATGCCTGCTTGTTTAAAGAAGAGAATAGATAGGAAGCGCCCTGTAAACGGTAAACAAATTAATACCCCACCGGAAAAACCCCACGTTCGATTCCAACTCCTTTGTGTGTTCTCTTTGTTCCCGTCGGTTTTCTCAACGGTGAGACTCTGCGAACCCACCATGGGAGAAACCGGTATTGCCCGGTTTGCCGGAAACCTAGACCCTAGGGCTCAAGAGTTCAGGCCCAGAAACCCTAATAACCACGCCCAACTCGCCCTCTTCAGGCCACCACTACCTCAACCAGTGCCCCAGGTTTACTACCCATACGCCTCGCCGTATGTACCGACTACCGAAGTGCAGGTGCAAGTGGTATCATTCTGTGATGCGGGAGGTCTAGGGTACAGCTGCGCATCTCCCGTGTACGTTAGCGCGCCCGAGGTGAGGGTGACGGGGCCAGTTCAAGCTGGGTCGGCGGCGGCGACGAGGACGCTGGTTTTGAGTTCGGTACCGGGTGACGTCAGCGAGGGGATAGTGAGGCGGGAACTGGACGCCTTTGGGGAGGTGAGGGGGGTGCAGATGGAGCGAATCCGGGAGGGGATCGTGACCATCCATTTCTACGATCTGAGGCATGCAGAGGAGGCCCTGAGGGAGATTCGGGACCAGCACATGCAACAGCAGGCCAGGCTGAGGAACCACTACTACAACAGTACCACGGCTTTACTGGTCGCCAATTCCGTGTCCCAGGTGGACAATTCGGGTGCCCCACTACCCCCACTGGCGCGTGGTCTTATCGCCGGCCGCGCCGTCTGGGCACAGTTCATCATCCCTTCGGCAACAAACGCCGTACCCGACGGCCACAACCAGGGGACCATCGTCATTTTCAATTTGGACCCTGAAGTCTCCAAAAGTGCTTTAAAAGAAATCTTCGAGGCTTTTG gTCCGGTGAAAGAATTGAGAGAGACGCCATTGAAGAAGCACCAAAGGTTCGTGGAGTTCTATGACGTCAGAGACGCGGCCAAGGCTCTTAGAGAGATGAATGGAAAGGAAATTCTGGGCAAGCCAGTAGTTATAGAATTCAGTCGCCCCGGTGGTCATAGCAGGAAGTTCTTCGATACGACGTTCGCTTCGCCTGGCCCAGCTTCGTTCTCGGCCAACATTCCAAGCATCAACTCCAACTTTCATCACTCGAAATCTCCAAAATACCGTCCTTTAccgccacctccaccaccgccTCCGCCCCCGCCGTTGTCTCGGAAATTATCGGGGCGGTTCGTTCCCAACGTGTCTCGTTCACATCTCTCCCAAACGCAGTTCTCGACCAAGAGATCTTTGGGTAAGGGAAGCCCGAAGGGCGCAAATTCTGGGGCTGTAATTGAGGCTAGACTGGCTTCGATGAGTCTGGGTGGTGCCGTTGGGAATGGATTAATCGAAGAAAACGAAGCCAATGGGCCTCCGAAGAGGAATGCAGCAAAGAAGAGTCAAAGCAATAACTCCAGTACAGTGACTGCAAAGCAGACTCGGAGTAGTAGGCCATGGAAAGGCAGACAAACAAAAATGTTCGATACGCGTTTTCTAATAAACGAAGATGCCATATTGGAATCCAATTACAGAGATTCCAGAACCACTGTCATGATCAAGAACATACCAAATAAGTACAG TCAGAAGCTGCTTTTGAACATGCTGGACAACCACTGTATCCACTGCAACGAGCAGTTGGCCGACGGCCCTGACCAGCCTTTGTCCTCCTACGATTTCGTTTATCTCCCCATTGATTTCAA cAACAAGTGCAATGTGGGTTATGGGTTCGTGAACATGACGTCGCCTCAGGCAACATGGAGGCTCTACAAAGCCTTTCATCTTCAACATTGGGAGGTCTTCAACTCCAGAAAAATCTGTGAAGTCACCTATGCTAGAGTTCAG ggatTGGAAGCGTTGAAGGAGCATTTCAAGAACTCGAAGTTCCCGTGCGAGATGGACCACTACCTGCCAGTGGTGTTTTCGCCACCTCGAGACGGGAGGCAACTGACGGAGCCTCTCCCTATAGTTGGCCACAATAAGCAGCCCATCCCCATTGGTCTCCTCTCGGCTGCTCCAAAAGCTGAGCACGATGAGATGGACGGCCAAGATACGGTAGAAGACGGCAGTAATAGCAGTATTCATGACTGTGAAGCTGACCAACACCAACGCGACGTGCTACTGATGCCTGCGGCAGCCAGTTGCAGCAACAGCGACCCAAACGGCGGCGTTGGTGTCGATGTGCGTGATGACGAATATGGTGAAGACGAAGcgaatttaattaaataa